In the Methanobacterium alcaliphilum genome, one interval contains:
- a CDS encoding KEOPS complex subunit Pcc1: MNATAPLKYVESEILIEFDNPTQAELIFTSVQPEISSSPSQRSSMTMDLQGNNIHINIKATDATSFRASLNSSLKWIILSLDVLNLKNKK, encoded by the coding sequence TTGAATGCAACTGCTCCTTTAAAGTATGTTGAAAGTGAAATACTAATTGAATTTGATAATCCAACACAAGCAGAACTTATATTCACTTCTGTACAACCTGAGATTTCTAGTTCTCCTTCTCAAAGATCATCTATGACTATGGATCTTCAAGGAAATAACATTCATATTAACATTAAAGCTACAGATGCCACCTCTTTCAGAGCATCATTAAACTCATCTCTAAAATGGATTATATTATCATTAGATGTATTAAATCTTAAAAATAAAAAGTAA
- a CDS encoding prefoldin subunit beta, protein MEVPQNIQHQLAQFQQLQQQAQAISMQKQTVELQIQESQKALEELKKAADDADVYKTAGNLLIKVQKDEINTELEDKVETLQLREKTIQRQEERVMSKLQEMQASLQEAMQGAGLTPGMGN, encoded by the coding sequence ATGGAAGTTCCACAAAATATCCAACATCAATTGGCCCAATTCCAACAGTTACAACAACAAGCACAGGCAATTTCTATGCAGAAACAAACTGTTGAATTACAAATCCAGGAATCTCAAAAAGCTTTAGAAGAACTTAAAAAAGCTGCAGACGATGCTGATGTTTACAAAACTGCAGGCAATCTTTTAATTAAAGTTCAAAAAGATGAGATTAATACTGAGTTAGAAGATAAAGTTGAAACTTTACAACTTAGAGAAAAAACCATTCAAAGACAAGAAGAAAGAGTTATGAGTAAACTCCAGGAAATGCAGGCATCATTACAAGAAGCTATGCAGGGCGCTGGATTAACTCCGGGGATGGGTAATTAA
- a CDS encoding DUF2149 domain-containing protein, which translates to MVRKSRRRMFSSQQEEDPTAGTSNLVDAMLVLSVGFLIFLVMSWNMQNIVFSDMSADERQDTMEAMKKAVEINQGNELNDTPQTSSGSGQGYVEMGQVYKDPKTGKLIMVQGG; encoded by the coding sequence ATGGTGAGAAAATCCAGACGCAGAATGTTTTCTAGTCAGCAAGAGGAAGACCCTACAGCTGGAACATCCAACTTGGTAGATGCAATGTTGGTGCTTTCTGTCGGATTTTTAATATTTCTGGTTATGTCTTGGAATATGCAGAACATTGTTTTCTCAGATATGTCTGCTGATGAGAGACAGGACACCATGGAAGCAATGAAAAAGGCTGTAGAAATAAATCAGGGAAACGAGTTGAATGATACTCCTCAAACTTCGTCGGGATCAGGACAGGGTTATGTGGAGATGGGCCAGGTTTATAAGGATCCAAAAACTGGAAAACTTATCATGGTTCAGGGAGGTTGA
- a CDS encoding nicotianamine synthase family protein: protein MSCYIYWKKISEIAENLKKYDECTIENLPLEKILPLLDDIEEIAHDKTIDFESAQHILDNERMANALKVIRKFYVDIGMKLETEKAYEILNSDSPWKTLESFHFFHRYEKLIRNEAHLAHYVNEDRVVFVGGGPLPLSLILINKFYGIKGVSIERSPEVADISRNVLKKMDLNEEISVLCGDETSLSGIDFDLVLVAALAEPKKRVFKNVRLLISEETRVIYRTYTGMRAILYSPVTKEDVLGFVIESTVLPSGKVNNTSILIKKE from the coding sequence ATGAGTTGTTACATTTACTGGAAAAAAATTTCGGAGATTGCAGAAAACCTGAAAAAATATGATGAATGCACCATTGAAAATTTGCCGTTAGAAAAAATATTGCCTCTTTTAGATGATATTGAAGAAATAGCTCATGATAAAACTATAGATTTTGAGTCAGCTCAACATATTTTAGATAATGAAAGAATGGCTAATGCATTAAAAGTTATCCGGAAATTTTATGTGGATATTGGAATGAAGCTGGAGACTGAGAAAGCATATGAAATCTTGAATTCAGATAGCCCCTGGAAAACTTTAGAGTCATTTCATTTTTTTCATCGATATGAAAAATTAATTCGAAATGAAGCTCATCTGGCGCATTATGTTAATGAGGATAGGGTTGTTTTTGTGGGAGGAGGTCCCCTTCCACTATCTCTAATATTAATTAATAAATTTTATGGGATTAAGGGGGTTAGCATTGAAAGATCCCCTGAGGTTGCTGATATTTCGAGGAATGTTTTAAAAAAAATGGACTTAAATGAAGAGATTTCAGTGTTATGTGGTGATGAGACTAGTCTTTCTGGTATCGATTTTGATCTAGTGTTGGTGGCTGCTCTGGCAGAACCAAAAAAGAGAGTTTTTAAAAATGTCCGCTTATTAATCAGTGAAGAAACTAGGGTAATTTACAGAACTTACACTGGCATGAGGGCTATTCTATATTCTCCTGTAACGAAAGAAGATGTTCTGGGATTTGTAATAGAATCCACAGTTTTACCTTCAGGTAAAGTGAACAATACTTCTATTTTAATCAAAAAAGAATAA
- a CDS encoding DUF3194 domain-containing protein, producing MKKLKNLSQEDLDQISDFISSTTQNFILGQVSKKEISDIDIKVELSYSEELSVDISIELFLDQLSNQDPEIVNEALEFAHNSLDKFLDDHYRI from the coding sequence TTGAAAAAACTCAAAAATTTGAGTCAAGAAGATTTAGATCAAATTTCAGATTTCATTTCTTCTACCACTCAAAACTTCATTTTAGGTCAAGTTTCTAAAAAAGAGATTTCTGACATTGATATAAAGGTTGAATTATCATATAGTGAAGAACTCTCTGTTGATATATCAATTGAGCTTTTTTTAGACCAGTTATCTAATCAGGACCCCGAAATTGTCAATGAAGCATTAGAATTTGCCCATAATTCACTGGACAAATTTTTAGATGATCATTACCGAATTTAA
- a CDS encoding energy-coupling factor ABC transporter permease: MHLPDGIIPLWQAAIYWVIVLIALALYSYKISKTEDNQKRMVLTALLAAASVAASSISVPSPFGVPMHFFLIPLVAIILGPLTGVLVAFICLTIQFFILGMGGITTLGGNTLTMGVVLSFSTYIFYTLTSDLDERLGVFAGTLMGIAMATITHILILLFAGVATLDLLLATLLPFYLFIAVIEGTATVFVVSFIGKVKPEMLKITKI; the protein is encoded by the coding sequence TTGCATTTACCTGATGGAATTATACCTTTATGGCAGGCAGCTATTTACTGGGTAATTGTTCTCATTGCTCTGGCATTATACTCATATAAAATATCAAAAACTGAAGATAATCAAAAAAGAATGGTTTTAACGGCTTTACTTGCTGCTGCATCAGTCGCGGCTTCATCTATATCGGTACCTTCACCCTTTGGTGTACCCATGCATTTTTTCCTTATTCCTTTGGTAGCCATAATATTAGGTCCTTTAACAGGTGTTTTGGTTGCCTTTATTTGTTTAACCATTCAATTTTTCATCCTGGGAATGGGTGGGATTACCACATTAGGAGGAAATACATTAACTATGGGAGTAGTACTTAGCTTTTCTACTTACATATTCTATACATTGACTTCGGACCTTGACGAACGTTTAGGTGTTTTTGCGGGGACACTAATGGGAATAGCAATGGCCACCATTACTCATATTTTAATACTACTATTTGCAGGTGTTGCCACATTAGATCTGCTACTGGCTACTCTCTTACCATTTTATCTATTTATTGCAGTTATCGAAGGAACTGCGACTGTCTTCGTAGTATCATTTATAGGCAAAGTAAAACCTGAAATGTTAAAAATTACTAAAATCTAA
- a CDS encoding GNAT family N-acetyltransferase, which produces MEKSDIDLFNVREFLFSLIKQEFGYGYVPEFHEDIINLESFYITPEKNAFIIAIDNEKKKLVGTLGVRSYDKDFESFKDRYNPSKTASFWRTFVLSHYRRIGLASSLVKFGENFCHDQEFHEIYLHTHKIVPGSLEFWMCNGYNIIEDTQNERGTVHMEKILSKPINYSKGLLKQKISSKFEYRASIQ; this is translated from the coding sequence ATGGAAAAATCAGATATAGACCTATTCAATGTGCGAGAATTTCTTTTTTCACTGATTAAACAGGAATTTGGGTATGGTTATGTTCCCGAATTCCATGAGGACATAATAAATCTTGAATCGTTTTATATAACTCCTGAAAAAAATGCATTCATAATTGCCATAGACAACGAAAAAAAGAAACTAGTCGGTACTTTGGGCGTAAGAAGCTATGATAAAGATTTTGAATCTTTTAAAGATAGATACAATCCCTCAAAAACAGCAAGTTTCTGGAGAACATTTGTACTGAGCCACTATCGTAGGATAGGTTTAGCATCTTCTCTGGTAAAATTTGGAGAAAATTTTTGCCATGACCAAGAATTCCATGAAATTTATCTGCATACACACAAAATAGTTCCAGGGTCTCTCGAATTTTGGATGTGTAATGGATATAATATTATTGAAGATACTCAAAATGAAAGAGGAACAGTGCATATGGAAAAAATACTAAGTAAACCAATAAACTACTCAAAAGGATTATTGAAACAGAAAATTTCCTCAAAATTTGAATACAGGGCATCTATACAATAA
- a CDS encoding DUF2162 domain-containing protein: MDIVSLLWQVGVLSVLLVFGIKIGLAMGFAGLSKKMAAAITIGYGLGILALTTLASAYMSSIQGFFTEYSSLITIIMAAVIMYAGFHTINEWKQNKKNTAKATCMAMVAPCPCCFGAVIAVIIMVSPLIGLSAATIGRYSALFLMILIAVFYLASGAIVKMVKKPYPVLLGNFMLFAGLYFMASAIVLPNINSVLSTTMTPLSVPSITTLVYAILGAVALLVVGVYMTKKRSTLSK, translated from the coding sequence ATGGACATTGTAAGTTTACTCTGGCAAGTAGGAGTGCTATCTGTCTTGCTGGTATTTGGAATAAAAATTGGTTTAGCTATGGGCTTTGCTGGCCTTTCAAAAAAAATGGCAGCAGCAATAACTATAGGATATGGTTTAGGTATATTAGCTCTAACAACTTTGGCTAGTGCTTATATGTCCTCTATACAGGGTTTTTTTACCGAATATTCTTCGTTAATAACTATAATCATGGCGGCAGTAATCATGTATGCAGGATTCCATACTATAAACGAGTGGAAACAGAATAAAAAAAATACTGCTAAAGCAACTTGTATGGCTATGGTTGCTCCATGCCCCTGCTGCTTTGGTGCAGTAATTGCGGTTATTATAATGGTTTCACCACTTATAGGTCTTTCTGCTGCAACTATAGGTAGATATTCTGCATTATTTTTAATGATATTAATAGCGGTTTTTTATCTCGCTTCCGGAGCAATTGTAAAGATGGTAAAAAAACCTTACCCTGTACTACTAGGCAACTTCATGCTTTTTGCAGGATTATATTTCATGGCATCAGCAATAGTTCTACCCAATATAAACTCAGTTTTAAGTACTACTATGACTCCACTATCAGTTCCATCTATAACGACTTTAGTATATGCTATTTTAGGTGCTGTAGCCTTACTGGTTGTTGGAGTTTATATGACTAAGAAGAGAAGCACTCTTTCTAAATAG
- a CDS encoding MotA/TolQ/ExbB proton channel family protein, whose protein sequence is MVAVPGSEMLGSALHVISQSLLIPVIVGLLLFMAYAIITFGGMISEYSSRIKTSPKEIEDILKAISNPPTPENILEVVEKSALPQGQKTILNDLANTQNMGSESREALARKLVENEEIKAMKGIEKTDIVTRLGPTLGLMGTLIPMGPGLAALGSGDINTLAQAIIIAFDTTVVGLAAGGIAYVVSKIRRRWYEEYISNLDTLVDSVLEVMKNGEKIQTQNVF, encoded by the coding sequence ATGGTTGCAGTTCCTGGCAGCGAAATGTTAGGCAGTGCTTTGCACGTAATTTCTCAGAGTCTTTTAATACCGGTAATTGTCGGCCTTTTGTTATTCATGGCATATGCCATCATCACATTTGGTGGAATGATTTCTGAATATTCCAGCCGAATTAAAACCAGTCCCAAAGAAATTGAAGATATACTAAAGGCAATATCAAATCCTCCAACTCCTGAAAATATACTGGAAGTTGTGGAAAAAAGTGCACTGCCACAAGGACAAAAAACTATTCTAAATGACCTGGCCAATACTCAGAATATGGGTTCAGAATCCAGAGAAGCATTAGCTCGAAAATTAGTTGAAAATGAAGAAATAAAAGCAATGAAAGGAATAGAAAAAACAGATATAGTTACTCGTTTAGGCCCTACTCTTGGTTTGATGGGAACATTGATTCCTATGGGTCCTGGACTAGCTGCTTTAGGGTCGGGGGATATAAATACTCTTGCCCAGGCAATTATTATAGCTTTTGATACAACAGTTGTTGGCCTGGCAGCAGGCGGTATTGCATATGTGGTTTCTAAGATTAGGAGAAGATGGTATGAAGAATACATTTCTAACTTAGATACTCTGGTTGATTCAGTTCTGGAGGTTATGAAAAATGGTGAGAAAATCCAGACGCAGAATGTTTTCTAG
- a CDS encoding HisA/HisF family protein, producing MIEIIPVLDLMSGMAVSGKSGMRETYKPLKTVFANSSNPMEIALSLERQGARRIYIADLDAIENKGSNLELVQKINHILPVMLDFGVRNIETYEFALNFASKVIVATETLNSLEDLHLIFEKFPKERIVVSVDIKYGELYSNEMDLSLGDLKDELINLNPSEIILLDISQVGTEKGFNYNLIKEFEPLKNSLILGGGINLDGISDISSTGVNKVLIGSALHNGKFPLVI from the coding sequence ATGATTGAAATTATACCAGTACTTGATTTAATGTCAGGTATGGCTGTATCTGGAAAATCAGGAATGCGTGAGACTTATAAACCACTGAAAACTGTTTTTGCTAACTCTTCAAATCCTATGGAAATAGCTTTGTCTCTGGAAAGGCAGGGTGCGCGCCGAATATACATAGCTGACTTGGATGCCATTGAAAATAAGGGATCAAATCTGGAACTGGTGCAAAAAATTAACCATATCTTGCCAGTTATGCTTGATTTTGGAGTGAGAAATATTGAAACATATGAATTTGCTCTAAATTTTGCCAGTAAAGTTATTGTGGCTACAGAGACTCTAAACAGTCTGGAAGATCTTCACTTAATATTTGAAAAATTTCCTAAAGAAAGGATAGTGGTCAGTGTCGATATTAAATATGGAGAATTATATTCCAATGAAATGGATTTATCACTTGGTGATTTGAAAGATGAACTAATAAATTTAAATCCCTCTGAGATTATTCTTTTAGATATAAGTCAAGTAGGAACGGAAAAAGGTTTCAACTATAATCTCATTAAAGAATTTGAACCCCTCAAAAACTCTTTGATATTAGGTGGAGGCATAAATTTAGATGGGATTTCAGATATCTCTTCCACAGGGGTGAACAAAGTTCTTATTGGTTCAGCACTTCATAATGGGAAATTTCCGCTGGTTATTTAG
- a CDS encoding PfkB family carbohydrate kinase: protein MGSFLLLGPVSKDTIIKKNQKTHRIGGAVYYQSMVLSGLGLKHTAAVTLSKEDKFILDEFPDKTKVIPLFKRDTVKFENNYYDHDPNHRIQRSNAPKIPVTVEDVENIFTLFKDKKRQFDGVLLGPLLPWDIPMETINKIHDLNIPIYMGLQGYLRHFDGCDIHLEPLKRVNVILKYVKILFLDEGEARAIAPNETSLAKIGQLLSGYGPDEVIITCGNRGSVIYSKKESKAFIIKAFPPSKLTDPTGLGDTFMAAYISCHVTGNSLEECGRFAAMVSTIKLENKNGFKKDWNYVLNRLNKNK from the coding sequence ATGGGATCATTTTTACTTTTAGGGCCAGTTAGTAAGGATACTATCATAAAAAAAAATCAGAAAACTCATAGAATTGGGGGCGCTGTTTATTATCAATCCATGGTCTTAAGTGGATTAGGATTAAAACATACTGCTGCTGTAACTCTTTCAAAAGAGGATAAATTCATATTAGATGAATTTCCAGATAAAACAAAGGTAATTCCCTTGTTTAAAAGAGATACTGTGAAATTTGAAAATAATTATTATGATCATGATCCTAATCATAGGATTCAACGCTCTAATGCTCCTAAAATACCGGTTACTGTAGAAGATGTTGAAAATATTTTCACATTATTTAAAGATAAAAAACGACAGTTTGACGGAGTTTTGTTAGGTCCTCTTTTACCATGGGACATACCAATGGAGACCATTAATAAAATTCATGATCTTAATATACCCATATATATGGGCCTTCAAGGTTATTTAAGACATTTTGATGGTTGTGATATCCATTTAGAGCCATTGAAAAGAGTAAATGTAATTTTAAAATATGTCAAAATATTATTTTTAGATGAAGGGGAGGCCAGGGCCATAGCCCCTAATGAAACATCACTGGCAAAAATTGGACAATTATTATCTGGATATGGTCCTGATGAAGTAATTATCACCTGTGGGAATAGGGGTTCAGTAATATATTCTAAAAAAGAATCAAAAGCTTTTATAATTAAGGCGTTCCCTCCAAGTAAATTAACAGATCCCACTGGACTTGGAGATACATTCATGGCAGCTTATATTTCCTGCCATGTAACTGGCAATTCTTTGGAAGAATGTGGGCGATTTGCAGCAATGGTCTCGACAATTAAATTAGAAAATAAAAATGGATTTAAAAAAGATTGGAATTATGTATTAAACCGGCTAAATAAAAATAAATAA
- a CDS encoding cobaltochelatase subunit CobN — protein MVFVISLCGTVSAANNSEVNSFNKSEITLNLTLEYPEAIAGDNLPNITVKDEEGNFISNVSVSKFGDNQYKVNFTSNKTLFNITSSALGHVSNSVNVSVSHINPEDLFYSANASINLRAYNLLMISSSETYVQNFVDTYKQLKNEGYYFNLYYFGLDEVTDLAKQEKIREAANKADIIALQMISSSSKVDIIRDLISNTPAKKILGIRSSNLNLPNIDLNDTVTRQYWVQAGAENVRRFQLYILQMVGMGLKTGENVTVVTWPEQFIFHHGANSSNANLNGGIAMFYTWNEYFTWYKNNGYYKQNAPWVGIVAYDSSLKGGNSEMQVELLKSLENKGLNVILVFATTTGRLNVADMYFKEGNVTRIHALIASLGFTYVSGNSSKSIILFKDLNVPIFAPVYTSNLEGWEDSSTGITSEVYWQIAQPELEGRIEPILMGGIETVGIDPETGIVLKHYKAIPERIDRVTERVKNWIELRTLSNADKKIALLYYNIGGGKDGVSASYLDVVSSIDAIIKALNGTNYTVPGNYSSKDIVDIMLGIGNNVGSWAPGELEKVVQAGAITIPLETYLTWFNSLPETLRNEVISEWGPAPGNVMVYNNSIVISGIMLGNVFLGAQPMRGWGEDPDKITHSASLPPTHQYIAFYMWLQNQFDANAIIHLGTHGTLEWLPGRSVGLGSDDWPDVLIGNIPNIYPYIVENPGEGTQAKRRSYAVIIDHMIPPMVLSELYGDLAKLSDQIKFYRDATTEERKIALQKIMMVMIKDLHLDEDLNLNLNTTPFNEVLDKVEHYLEELAVTLMPYGLHTFGSVLEGDLLEQMIESIVSFDPENRNTTEYRDYLRSILSVNYEMEYLLKALNGEYIPAALAGSPIRKVDVLPTGSNFYSFDPRYAPDKASWEIGKKMADDLIQEYYNTNGRYPETVGVVLWSIETMRTNGQSIAMILRLMGLEPTYASSGYFNGVKATPLSELNRPRVDVVVTISGLFRDTFSYTIELLDDAFRFVSKLNESVANNYIRKHYLEDLIKYNGQGMSSDDAELYAMARIFGPPAEAYGTGLSELSTTTTAWDDQSELVDTYLTRMSYFYGRNINAKSGLNAFINQLTRIDATVQIRDGLYGVFDNDDVVQYLGGLTMAAKYLSGRDIQVYIANTRGTPKIETLSQFVNNEMRTRILNPKWAEGMLKNNFSGAHEIADHVENLFRWNAIDPTVTKDWMWKNIADMYILDSNYRNQMLKANPYAFASTAAWLLEAARRGMWKADSATLTKIANEYINAIKDYGVVCSHHTCANLEFNKWVAKVSSLPAATLKTYANIIKAATGQDIGLTSNNPSNPSQDDSSTSENGHSPSTGGSTGQSSSDGHSSSKSSDSISEKSASQNTAGSEKSQQKSYEVTKNPQGSSDSTGVTAYAILGIIGLLGLFGLGYYRSRIKF, from the coding sequence ATGGTTTTTGTGATATCTTTATGTGGAACAGTTTCTGCAGCAAATAATTCTGAAGTAAATTCGTTTAATAAATCAGAAATAACATTAAATTTAACTTTGGAATATCCTGAAGCCATCGCGGGTGATAATTTGCCAAATATCACTGTGAAAGATGAAGAGGGGAATTTTATAAGTAATGTTTCAGTAAGTAAGTTCGGAGATAATCAGTACAAAGTGAATTTTACCAGTAATAAAACTCTTTTTAATATAACATCCAGTGCACTGGGACATGTATCAAATAGTGTGAATGTTTCAGTTTCCCACATAAACCCTGAAGATTTATTTTATTCGGCTAATGCCAGTATAAATCTGAGGGCTTATAATTTGCTAATGATTAGTAGCTCAGAGACGTATGTCCAGAATTTTGTAGATACCTATAAACAACTTAAAAATGAGGGTTATTATTTCAATCTCTATTATTTTGGGTTGGATGAGGTAACAGATTTGGCAAAACAGGAAAAAATCAGAGAAGCTGCAAATAAAGCAGATATAATTGCTTTACAGATGATTAGTAGTTCTTCTAAGGTGGATATTATAAGGGATTTAATATCCAATACTCCTGCAAAGAAAATTCTAGGTATTCGTAGTTCGAATCTTAATTTACCCAATATAGATCTTAATGATACAGTCACTAGACAGTACTGGGTTCAGGCCGGTGCAGAAAATGTTAGAAGGTTTCAATTATACATCCTGCAAATGGTAGGGATGGGATTAAAAACTGGTGAAAATGTCACTGTAGTGACCTGGCCAGAACAGTTCATATTTCACCATGGAGCTAATTCTTCCAATGCAAACTTAAATGGGGGAATAGCTATGTTTTACACATGGAATGAGTACTTCACATGGTACAAAAACAATGGTTATTATAAACAAAACGCACCATGGGTTGGAATTGTTGCCTATGATTCCAGTTTAAAAGGAGGAAACAGTGAAATGCAAGTAGAACTCCTAAAAAGTCTTGAAAATAAGGGGCTTAATGTTATACTTGTATTTGCAACCACTACGGGTAGATTAAATGTTGCGGATATGTATTTTAAAGAGGGCAATGTAACCAGAATCCATGCATTAATTGCTAGTTTAGGTTTCACTTATGTCTCTGGAAACTCTTCAAAGTCTATTATTCTATTTAAAGATTTGAATGTACCAATATTTGCTCCAGTTTATACTTCTAATCTGGAAGGTTGGGAAGATAGTTCAACTGGGATAACCAGTGAAGTGTACTGGCAAATTGCACAACCCGAACTGGAAGGAAGAATAGAACCAATCCTCATGGGAGGTATAGAAACAGTAGGAATAGATCCTGAAACCGGAATAGTCCTCAAACATTATAAGGCCATTCCTGAGAGAATTGATAGAGTCACAGAACGTGTAAAAAATTGGATCGAACTCAGAACCCTTTCCAATGCCGATAAAAAAATTGCACTGCTCTACTATAATATTGGTGGGGGTAAAGATGGAGTATCTGCTTCTTATCTGGATGTGGTAAGTAGTATTGATGCCATCATTAAGGCCTTAAATGGAACTAATTACACCGTTCCCGGTAACTATTCCTCAAAAGACATAGTAGATATTATGCTAGGTATTGGAAATAATGTAGGTAGTTGGGCTCCAGGAGAACTTGAAAAAGTAGTTCAGGCGGGTGCCATAACAATACCTCTGGAGACATATTTAACATGGTTCAATAGTCTGCCTGAAACTTTAAGGAACGAAGTCATAAGTGAATGGGGGCCAGCACCAGGTAATGTAATGGTTTACAATAATTCCATAGTTATATCTGGAATAATGCTGGGAAATGTGTTTTTAGGTGCCCAACCTATGCGTGGTTGGGGTGAAGATCCCGATAAAATAACACACTCTGCTAGTTTGCCGCCAACTCATCAATACATTGCTTTTTATATGTGGCTTCAGAACCAGTTCGATGCCAATGCAATAATTCATTTGGGTACTCATGGGACATTGGAATGGCTCCCAGGGCGAAGTGTAGGTCTGGGTAGTGATGACTGGCCAGATGTTTTAATAGGTAACATACCTAATATTTACCCTTATATCGTAGAAAATCCAGGTGAAGGAACACAAGCTAAAAGAAGAAGTTATGCTGTAATCATAGACCATATGATTCCACCTATGGTTCTCTCAGAACTTTATGGTGATTTAGCAAAACTTTCAGATCAGATTAAATTCTATCGCGATGCTACAACTGAGGAAAGAAAAATTGCGCTCCAAAAAATCATGATGGTGATGATTAAGGATTTACATCTAGATGAAGATTTGAATTTGAACCTCAATACAACTCCCTTCAATGAAGTTTTGGACAAGGTTGAACACTATTTAGAAGAACTTGCTGTGACACTAATGCCTTATGGCTTACACACATTTGGAAGTGTTTTAGAAGGAGATTTATTGGAACAGATGATAGAATCTATTGTAAGTTTTGATCCAGAAAATAGGAATACTACTGAGTATAGAGATTACTTACGCAGCATACTAAGTGTAAATTATGAAATGGAATACTTGTTGAAAGCTTTAAATGGGGAATATATACCTGCAGCTCTTGCAGGAAGCCCTATCCGAAAAGTCGATGTACTTCCAACTGGTTCAAATTTTTATTCCTTTGACCCCAGATATGCTCCAGATAAAGCTTCCTGGGAAATTGGGAAAAAAATGGCGGATGATCTAATACAAGAATACTACAATACTAATGGCCGTTACCCCGAAACAGTAGGCGTTGTTTTATGGTCTATTGAGACCATGCGTACCAATGGGCAGTCTATTGCTATGATATTAAGGTTAATGGGTCTTGAACCAACTTATGCATCTTCTGGATATTTCAATGGAGTAAAAGCAACACCATTATCTGAACTTAATAGGCCCCGAGTGGATGTTGTAGTAACCATAAGCGGACTTTTCAGAGACACGTTCTCTTACACCATAGAATTATTAGACGATGCTTTTAGATTCGTATCCAAACTCAATGAAAGTGTTGCAAATAACTATATTCGAAAACACTATCTGGAAGACCTGATTAAATATAATGGGCAGGGAATGAGTTCAGATGATGCTGAATTATATGCTATGGCGCGTATATTCGGGCCTCCTGCAGAAGCATATGGTACTGGTTTAAGTGAGTTATCTACTACAACTACTGCCTGGGATGATCAATCTGAGTTGGTCGACACATATTTAACCAGAATGTCCTATTTCTATGGGAGAAACATAAATGCTAAAAGTGGTTTAAATGCATTTATAAACCAGCTCACACGTATTGATGCGACTGTACAAATCAGAGATGGTTTATATGGTGTATTTGATAACGACGATGTAGTGCAGTATTTAGGTGGTCTGACCATGGCTGCCAAATACTTATCTGGGCGTGATATTCAGGTTTATATTGCAAATACTAGAGGCACACCTAAAATTGAGACATTGTCTCAGTTTGTAAATAATGAGATGAGGACCCGAATATTAAATCCTAAATGGGCGGAGGGTATGCTCAAAAATAACTTTAGTGGTGCACATGAAATTGCAGATCATGTAGAGAACTTATTCCGATGGAATGCTATAGATCCTACAGTAACCAAAGATTGGATGTGGAAAAATATAGCGGATATGTACATACTCGATTCAAATTACCGGAATCAGATGTTAAAAGCAAATCCATATGCATTTGCTTCAACTGCAGCATGGTTATTGGAAGCAGCTAGAAGAGGAATGTGGAAAGCAGATTCTGCTACTTTAACAAAAATAGCTAATGAATACATTAATGCTATTAAAGATTATGGAGTTGTGTGCTCTCATCACACTTGTGCTAATCTTGAATTTAATAAGTGGGTGGCTAAGGTGTCTTCACTTCCAGCAGCTACTTTAAAAACATATGCAAATATTATCAAAGCTGCAACTGGTCAGGATATAGGATTAACCTCAAATAATCCATCAAATCCATCACAAGATGATTCATCTACTAGTGAAAATGGTCACTCTCCATCTACTGGTGGAAGTACTGGTCAGTCTTCATCTGATGGGCATTCCAGTTCCAAATCTTCTGATTCTATATCAGAAAAATCAGCATCTCAAAATACTGCAGGATCAGAAAAATCTCAACAGAAATCATATGAAGTCACTAAAAATCCACAAGGATCTTCAGATAGCACTGGTGTCACTGCCTATGCTATTTTGGGGATAATTGGATTATTGGGATTGTTTGGATTAGGATACTACCGCAGCAGAATCAAATTTTAA